In Gemmatimonadales bacterium, the DNA window GTCGGACGGCACGACGTCGAGCGTGCGGCCCACCAGCCGCTCGCGCACCTCGGCGCGCTTGAGGATCTCGGCCAGCACCGCGCGCGTCTCGAGCACTTCGGCGAACAGGCGCAGCACCGCGACCAGCTGCCGGTGCTCGCGGCGGGCCTGCTCCAGGTCGATCACGTCGTCGTACAGGTAGTCCGCGCGGGTGCCGGGGGTCACCGCCAGCAGCTCCTCGCCCGGCGTCTGCATCAGCACCGTGCGGAGCGCGCCGATCTCGGAGGTGACGTGGACCCGGCTCACGGCTGTGCGTGGTGGAGCGCGTAGCTGAGGGCCTCGAGCTCGAGCGCCATGTTCACGTCCGAGACCGTGACGCCCCGCGGCACGGCCAGCGAGACCGGGGCGAAGTTGAGCAGCGCCCGCACGCCGGAGCGCACCAGCCGGTCGGCCACCGCCTGGGCCGCGTCGGCCGGCGTGGCGATCACCGCGATGTCGGCGGGCTCAGCGGCCAGGTCCGCCTCCAGCCGTTCCACGCCCCGCACCACGAGGCCGTCCACCGCCGCGCCGATCCGCGCCGCATCGGCGTCGTACACGGCGACCACGTCGAACCCGCGGGCGCGGAACCCGGGGTACGCCGCCAGCGCCGCGCCGACGCGTCCCGCCCCGACGAGCACGACCCGGTAGCGCCGCACCAGGCCGAGGATCTCCCGCAGCCGGCCGGCCAAGCGCGGCACGTTGTAACCCACGCCCCGCCGGCCGAACGACCCGAAGAACGAGAGGTCCTTGCGCACCTGGGCCGGAGAGGCGCCGCCGCGCTCGGCGAGGGCGCCGGAGGACACGGTCGCGGTCCCCTGGCGCTCGCACTGGTCGAGGAACTGGAGGTACAGCGACAGCCGCCGCACCGTCGATGCCGCCACGTCGCGCAAGCCGGACCTCGTGAAGGAATTCACGAAGCTAGACGGGGCCCCAAGGCTCGAGCAAGGGCCACGAACCGCTCGGGCGCGAGCACCTCGACCCGCGCCGCGGGGTCGACGCCCGCGCCCTCGAGCAGGCCCGCCACCTCGGAGCGGGCGACGCCGAACGCCTCGCGCACCGAGCGGCCGAGCTGCTGGCGGCGCCGCTGGAACAGCGCCCGGATCACGCCGCGCACCCGGCGCTCCTCCTCCTCGGAGTCCACCAGCGGCGCGGGCCGCGGCACCAGCCGGACCACCGCCGATTCCACGCGCGGCCGCGGCCGGAACGCGCCCGCCGGCACGCCGAACAGCCGCTCCACCGAGGCGACGAGCCGCACGCCGGCGGTGAGCGCCCCGTATTCGTTCGCCCCGGGCGACGCCGCGAGGCGCGCGGCGACCTCGGCCTGCACCAGGAACACGATCCGCTCGGGCCGCGGCGGGCGGAGCGCGCGATCGATCAGCGGCGAGGTGATCCGGTAGGGGATGTTGCCGCACACGACCGTGGCGCGGGGCCACGGGGTCTTCAGGGCGTCGCCGGTCACCACCGTGACGCCCGTGCCGCGGCACTCCGCGGCCAGCGCCGCCGCCAGGGCGCGGTCCGCCTCGATGGCGACGACCCGGCGCGCCAGCGCGGCCAGCTCCCGGGTCAGGGTGCCCTTCCCCGGGCCGATCTCCAGCACCACGTCGTCGGGCCCGGCGACGGCCGCCGCGGCGATCCGGCGCAGGATGGACGGGTCGAAGAGGAAGTGCTGGCCGAGCCGGGCCCCCACGTCAGCAGCGCAGCAGCACGAGCGTGCGGTCGTCCTGGGCGACGTAGCCGGAGAACTCCGCCACGTCCTGGAAGACGGCGTCCACGATTTCGGGGGCGGGCCGCGCCTCGTGGCGGCGCACGGTCTCCAGCAGCCGCCGCTCCCCGTAAGCCTCGCCGGAGGGGCTGCGCGACTCGGTGAGCCCGTCGGTGAACAGGCACAGCAGGTCCTCGCGCGTCCGCCACGGGCACTTGGCCCCGCCGATCACGCCGCCGGGCGCCAGGCCGAACGGCGGCGCCGTGGCCCGCAGCCGCCGGGGTGCGCCGCCGTCCACCGGCAGGAGGAACGCGTAGGGATGGCCCGCGTTCGCGTAGGTCAGCGTGCCCTGCTCCGAGTCCACGACGCCGTAGAACAGCGAGATGAACATCTCGGTTCGCGTCAGCTCGTCGCCCATCACGCCGAGCAGCCGGTGCAGCGCCTCCTGCGGCGTCGGGGCCGACTGGGCGACGACCGTGGCGGCCGAGATGGCGTTCGCCATCAGGAGGGCCGCGCCGATCCCGTGGCTCGACACGTCGCCGATCAGCACGCCCAGGCGCCGGGCGCCGAGCGGGATGAGCTTGTAGAAGTCGCCGCCCACCGATTCGGCGGGCTGGCAGCGGGCGCCCACGTCGCCGGCCGAGGCCAGCAGCGAGGGTCCGGGCAGCAGGGCGAGCTGGAGATGGTGGGCCAGCTTCAGCTCGGTGGAGAGCCGCTCGCGGTTGCGCTCCTCGCGCACCAGCCGCGCGTTCTCGATGGCGGCGCCGACCTGGCTGGCGATCGCGGTCACCAGCTTCTGGTCGCCGGCGGAAAACGCGTCCTCGCCGAGCCGGTCGGTCAGGTTGATGACGCCCACCGGCCGCGGCGGCCCGCCGGCGCCGGCGTAGAGAATGGGCACCGAGAGGAACGACTCGCCGCGGTAGGTCCGCCCGCCCGGGCAGCCGGGGCTCGGGGTGGCGTCGCGCGGGTCGTAGGTGATCGCGGCGCTGTCCCGGAACACCCGCGCCGCCACGCTGCAATCGTCGTCCACCGCCACCGGGCCGAGCTGCGCCACGTCGAGGCCGCGGCCGGCCACCACCCGCAGCACCTCGGCGCCGGGGTCGTAGGCCATGATCGAGGCGCGGCGCGCGCCCACGACGTCGGACACCTCCTTGACGATGATGCGCGCCGCCTCCTCGAGCTGCACGGTACGCCCGAGGACCTCGCTGATCGTGTACAGCAGGTTGATCTCTTCGTACCGGCCGGCCAGCTCCGAGGCGACCTGTCCCGCCTCGCGCTCGGCCGCGTAATGCTCGGCCATCACCCGGGCCGCCGCGTGGGCGCGCGCCGGCCGGGTGGCGGGGTCGCTGGCGTCGGGCCCCAGCTGGATCCAGGTGCCGGCCACGTCCGGCACCGGCTCGAGCCACGCCTGGCCGTTGCGGGTGGCGAGGGCGTGGCCCTGGTCGCCGTCCAGCTCCGGCCACCACGCACCGTGCTCCCCCGACAGGGCGATGCCCCGGACGCGGTCGGCCTCGGAGCGCCACAGCCGGACCGCACCGCCGGTCAGGTCCCGCAGTGCGGCGAGTACGGAATCCAGGCGGCTCAGGTGCGCCGCAGGATCATGCAGATGGAATTCCCCGTGTCGTTGAAGCGCACCTCGTCCACCAGCTGGCGGATGAGGAACACGCCGCGGCCGCACGGCCGCAGCCGGTTGGCGGGCAGGGTCGGATCGGGCAGGAAGCGGTAGTCGAACCCGTCCCCCTCGTCGGTGACCTCCATCTCGACGGCGTGGCGGCCGAACAGCACCCGGAGGGCGACCCCCTTGGTGTCGTCCTCGCCGTTGCCGTAGAGGATGGCGTTGACCAGGGCCTCCGCCAGGGCCACGCGGAGGTTGAAGCGCACGCTGTGCCGGTCCACGAACCGCTCTTCGAGGTGCCGGGCCACCACGTCGACCACGTCCTCCACCAGGCGGATGTCGCTGGGCAGCGTCAGCCGCAGCTCCGCCTCCAGCCCTTCGGCCTGCCGCCCGGGGTCGGGCGCGGAGAGCAGCGGCTGGACGGCGAGCCTCACGCGGCCCCTAGAACGCCGCCAGCGCCTGGTCGGCCGAGTCGGTGATGGCGAACAGCGTGTCGAGCTTGGTGAGCTCGAACAGCGTCTTGAGGTCCTCGTTGAGGCCGGCGAGCCTGAGGTCGCCGCCCTCGTCGCGGATCTTCTTCGAGAGCGAGACCAGCACCCCGAGGCCGGACGAGTCGATGTAGCCCGTGCGGGTGAAGTCGATGAGGAACTTGCGGTCGCCCGCTTCCAGCGCGTCGAGCACCCGCTGCTTCAGCTCCTGCCGGTTGCCCACGATGAGCTGGCCATCCACGTCGATGACCAGGACGCCGCCGGGGTGCTTCCGCACGTTGAAGGCCATCACTCCTCCGAGGTGGGCTCGTCCACGACGTCGGACGATTGCAGCAGCGCGATGGCGGAGACCAGGACGATGTCGTCGGCCGTGGCGCCGCGCGAGAGATCGGAGCACGGCCGGAGGAGGCCCTGGACGATGGGGCCGAGGGCCCGCGCCGGCGCTATGCGCTGTACCAGTTTGTACGCAATGTTCCCGCTGTCAAGGTCCGGGAATACCAAGACGTTAGCGCGTCCGGCCGCCGTGCTCCCGGGCGCCTTCCGCGCGGCCACCGTGTCCACCAGGGCGGCGTCGCCCTGCAGCTCGCCGTCGGCGGCGACGCCGGGCTCCAGCGCCCGGAACCGCTCCACGGCCTGCCGCACCCGGTCCACGCTCTCGCCCTCCGCGCTCCCGCGGGTCGAGTGCGAGAGGAACGCCACCACCGGCTCGTCGCCCACGACCCGGCGCCGGTCGCGCGCCGCCGCGACCGCGATCTCGGCGAGCTGCTCGGCCGTCGGGTACTGCACCACCCCGCAGTCGGCGAAGGTCAGCACCCCGAAGGAGGCGGTCACCATGTAGAAGCAGCTCGAGACGGTCCGGATGCCCGGCGCCGGGCCGACGGCCCACAGCGCGGCGCGCAGCACGTCGGCGGTGGCGTGCGTCACGCCGCCCACCGTGGCGTCCGCCTCCCCGAGGGCCACGAGGCCGGCCGCGAAGCGCAGCGGGTCCCGCGCGAGGTCGAGGCCCGCGCGGCGGTCCGGCACCTTCTCGGGCTTGCGCGTCGCCAGGAGGTCGGCCACCGCGCCGAGGCCGGGATCGGTGGACGGGTTGCGGACGGAGACCAGCGGGGCCTCGCGGGCCGCCCAGGCCGCGGCCCCGTCGTCCCCGAGGAGGGTCACGGCCGCGAGGCGGGACGCGGCCGCCGCGCGCGCGGCCTCGCGCACCCGCTCGTCCTCGCCTTCGGAGAGCACCAGCCGCCGCCGGGCGCGGCGGGCGCGCTCCAGCAGCGTCTCGATGAAGGAGCTCAACGGCGGCGGAACTTCGCGGCCAGGGCCTTCTCGACGGTCGGGTGCACGAGCCCGCCCACGTCGCCGCCGAACCGCGCCACCTCCCGCACCAGGGAGCTGGACAGGTAGGTGAGGTCGAAGGCGGGAACCAGGAACAGGGTCTCGATGTCCGGCGCCAGCTTCCGGTTCATCAGCGCCATCTGGTACTCGTACTCGAAGTCGCTGACGTACCGCAGGCCGCGGACGATGAGGTGGGCGCCGATCGTGCGCGCGAAGTTCACCAGCAGCCCGTCGAACGTGCGCACCTCGAGCCGCGGGACCTTGCCCAGCACGGCCCGCACCAGCCGGACGCGCTCGGCCGTGGTGAACAGCGGCCGCTTGGCGGCCTGGGTGGCGACGGCCACGACCACCCCGTCCGCGATGTCGAGACCGCGCCGGATCAGGTCCTCGTGGCCGCGGGTGATCGGGTCGAACGAGCCGGGGTAGACGGCGAGTCGCGTCATGGCGCCTCGAGAAAGGTGAGTACGGTGCGGCCGTAGCGGCGCTCCTCGCCCGGCCCCACGTCCTCGTGCACGTCGTGCTCGACGCCGAGAATGCGCGCGAACGGCCGCTCCCGGAAGAGGGCGGCGATCCGGGAGGCGTGCCCGGTCGTGTACGGAGGGTCGGCGAACGCCACGTCGAACGCGAGCACGCCGAGCCGGGCGGCCCAGCGCAGGGCGTCGGCCCGGTGCACCGTCGCCTGGCCCCGCGCCACGCCGAGCGCTTCGAGGTTGCGGTGCAGCGCCGCGAGGCTCGGCGGCGACAGCTCGACGAAGTCGCAGCGCGCCGCGCCTCGGCTCAGCGCCTCCAGACCCATCGCGCCGGACCCCGCGAACAGGTCGACCACGGCCGCCGCGTGCAGCCGCTCGCCGAGGATCGCCATCCACGCCTCCCGCACGCGGTCGGTGGTGGGCCGCGCCCGCGCGTCCGGCGGCGACTCGATGCGCCGCCCGCCCCATTCGCCCGCGACGATGCGCACCCCTAGGCCGCCTCGAAGGCCACCAGCCGCCCCTCGACCTCTTCGCGTCCCTGCCAGCGGTCCCGCTGCAGCCGGACCGCCGCGCGGAACGGGCCCCCCGAGCCCGCCACCACCCGCTCCACCTCCTCGCGCATGCCGAACGCGATCACCGGGAGGCGGCCGGCGCCGTCGGCCAGCAGCAGCCGCACGTGGTCCGTGCCGACCGGGCGCGGCGCGCCCTCGAGCCGCAGGTTCTCGAGGCCGAACACCGCACCGGGGTTGCCCATTCCGGTCGGCTCGAGCCAGTGCAGCGCCCGCTCCAGCTCGAGGGTGAGGTCGCGGACGCTGACGACCGCGTCGATCCGCTGGCTGGGCACCAGCTCGCCCGGCGCGACCTGCTCGGCGCACGCCCGGTTGAAGGCGTCGCGGAACGCGTCGAGCCGCTCGCGCCGCAGCGTGATGCCGCCCGCCATCCGGTGCCCGCCCCACCGCTCGAGCAGGCCCGCACAGTCCGCGAGGGCGCGGTGCAGGTCGCAGCCCGGCACCGAGCGCCCCGAGCCCTTGCCCAAATCGCCGTCGAACGCGACCAGGATCGCGGGCCTCGCGATGCGCTCGACCACCCTCGACGCCACCACCCCGACCACGCCCGGGTGCCAGCCGTCCCGGGCCAGCACGACCCCCGCGTCGCGCGCCGGGTCGAAGACCGCCCCCAAATCGTCGAGGGCCTCGGCGAGCGTGCGCTGGTCGAGGGCCTGCCGCTCGCCGTTCTGGCGCTCCAGCTGGGCCGCGAGCCGGTACGCCTCGGCGTCGTCGTCGGTCAGCAGGAGCCGCAGGCCGTCGCTCGCGTCGCCGACGCGGCCTGCGGCGTTGAGGCGCGGCCCGAGGACGAAGGCGAGGTGCAGCGCCCGGATCGGCGCCGTCCCGAGGCCCGCGGTGGTGACCAGCGCCGCGAGACCGGGCCAGCGGCTGGCGCCCATCAGCTTGAGGCCCAGGCGCACGAGGATCCGGTTCTCGCCCGCCAGCGGCACCACGTCGGCCACGGTCGCGAGCGCCACGAGGTCCAGGCAGTGCCACGGCGCGCCCGCGCCGAGGCCGAGGGCCGGAGCGAGGAGCTGGGCGAGCTTGAAGGCCAGGCCGGCCGCGCACAGGTCCGGAAAGGGATAGGCGCTGTCCGGCCGGCGCGGGTTCACGAACGCGAGCGCGGGCGGCGGCTCGGGGCCCGGCAGATGGTGGTCCACGATCACCACGTCGCTGCCGGCGCGGCGCGCGTCGGCCACCGCCTGCACGGCGGTGGTGCCGCAGTCGAGGGCCAGGATCAGCTTCGCGCCGGCTTCCCGGGCGGCCGCGATCCCGGCGGCCGAGAGGTCGTAGCCGTCCCGCAGCCGGTGCGGCACGAACGGCACCACGCGCGCGCCCGCCATCCGCAGCACGCGGGTCGCGATCGCGGCCGCGCACTGGCCGTCGGCGTCGTAGTCACCGTGGACCAGGATGGTCTCGCCACGCCTGACGGCGCCGGCGATCCGCTCGACGGCGGGCGCCGCGTCGGGCAGCAGGGCGGGATCGCACAGATCGTCCCGGGAAGGCTTCAGGAACCGGCGCGCCGCCGGAGCGTCGGAGAGCCCGCGGCCCGCCAGCAGGGACGCGAACAGCGCGGGCACGCCCAGATCGCGCGCGAGAGCGGCGGAACGGGCCGGGTCGGGCGCCGGCTCGAGCCGCCAGCGCCGCGCCAGGGTCTCACCCCTCGGCATACAGCAGCACGCCGCACACCTCGCAACCCTCGATGGACTGCCCCTGCTGGATGAGGACGCGCCGCTGCAGCGGGACGGCGGTGTGGCAGTGCCCGCACGCGTCCTGATGGAGCGCGTACAGCGCGGCCGGCGCGCGGCCGCGGCGGATGCGCTCGTACCTGGCGAGCAACGCCGGCTTGACGGTCTTGGTCGCCGCCTCGCGCTCCCGCTCGGCCCCCTCCAGCTGCACCGCCAGCTCGGCGCGCTTGGCGGCCAGCTCGGCCCGCGCCTCCGTCTGCCGCGCCACCACCGCCTCGTGGGCCTTGATCGCGTCCTTGACCTTCTTCTGCGCCTCGACGATCGCGTCGCCGCTGCGCAGGTACTCGGTCTCCTCCTTCACCAGCACGCTGCGGGCGAGATCCAGCTCGGCCATCAGCGCCGAGGCCTCCTTCGCGCCCCGCACGTAATCGAGCTGCTGGCGCCGCTGCTCCTGCAACCGCTTGTAGCCGGCGATGCGCGCCTCCAGCTCCGCCTTGCGCGTCTCCGCTCCCGTCGCGGCGCGCTCGCCGTCCTCGAGCGCCTTGGTGGCCGCCCCCAGCTCCTCGTCCAGCGCCGCCTCCGCCGGGAGCAGCTGGTCCATCGCCTTCTTCACCGCACCCACGTTCTTGTCGCGCTCCTGCAGCGCAAGAAGAGCCTCGAGATCAGGATGCACCGCGTCTCCTTTCCATGGTCTTCAGTACTTCGGCTCCCGCTGGGACTTGAACGCCTTCCGGCCGAACCGCGGCTCGCTGGCGGCCGCCAGCCCCCGCTTCTCCTCGAGCAGCCGCGCCTTCTCGTCGGCCGGCGCGAGGTCGATCAGGCGATCGATTTCCGCCCGCCGCTCCTTGGCCCGGCGGTCCTGCATCCACGACACGCACGACACCAGCACCTCTTCGGGATTCTGCTCCACCGGAGGCAGGGCCGAGAGCTCCGCCCACACCGCCTGCGCCTCCCGCCCGGCGGGCTCCTCGGCGCCGTCGTACAACGCCTGGACGATCGCGCGGTACCAGGGGTGCCGGAATTCTCCGCTCGCCACCGCCTCCCGCGCCCGCGGCACCAGCTCGCGCGTCGCCAGCAGCACATGCACCAGCGTGCGCTCGATGGGGATCTCGTCCGGCCGCGCCTGGGGCTGGGCTCCGCTCTCATCGCTCCGCCCGGGAACGGCCCCCTCCGCCCGGGCACCCGCACTTCCCGGCGCGCGGGCTTCCAGCCGCCCGACCTCCCGCTCGAGCACGTCCTTCGCCACGCCGCTCCACGCCGCGGCCCGGGCGACGTACAGCTCCCGGGTGATGGGGTCCTGGGCCGCGCGGACGGTCGGGAGCAGCCGGTCGAGCGCCTCCCGGCGGCCCTCGAGGGTGCGCAGCAGTCCCTTGCGCTCCACCAGCTGGATCTTGCGCTCGAACACGTCCACGGCCTGGGCCAGCAGCGCCTCGAAGGCGTCGGCGCCGCCCTGGCGGACGAGCGTGTCGGGGTCCTCGCCGGGCGGCAGGGTCACCACGCTCACGCTCGCCCCCTGGCGCAGCAGCTCGTCGGCGGCCCGGAACGTGGACTTGAGCCCCGGCGCGTCCGCGTCGTAGACCAGCACCACGTGCTTGGTGTAGCGCCGCAGCAGCCGCGCCTGCTCCGGCGTGAGCGCGGTCCCGAGCGGCGCGACCACGTTCGCGACGCCGGCCGCCTGGAGGCGGATCGAGTCGAAGTATCCCTCGACCAGGATCGCCGCCTCCGCGGTGCGGATCGGTCCGCGCGCCCGGTCGAGCCCGTAGAGCAGCGTCCCCTTGTGGAAGACCGGGGTCTCGGGCGAGTTGAGGTACTTGGGCTCGCCGTCCCCGATGATCCGGCCGCCGAAGCCCACGACCCGCCCGCGCACGTCGGCGATCGGGAACATCAACCGGCCGCGGAACCGCGGCACGAGCGTCTTGTCGTCCCGCTCGACCAGGAGGCCGGCCTGGTGCACGACGGCGTCCTCGACGCCGAGGCTGCGCAGGGCCGCCAGCAGCTCCTCGCCCGCCGGCGGCGCGAACCCGAGCTGGTGGAGGTCCCGCACCGTCTCGTCGAAGCCGCGGGAGTCGAGGTAGCGGCGCGCCGCCGCCGCGTCGTCCCCCTCGCGGAGCCGGCGCGCG includes these proteins:
- a CDS encoding redox-sensing transcriptional repressor Rex, which gives rise to MRDVAASTVRRLSLYLQFLDQCERQGTATVSSGALAERGGASPAQVRKDLSFFGSFGRRGVGYNVPRLAGRLREILGLVRRYRVVLVGAGRVGAALAAYPGFRARGFDVVAVYDADAARIGAAVDGLVVRGVERLEADLAAEPADIAVIATPADAAQAVADRLVRSGVRALLNFAPVSLAVPRGVTVSDVNMALELEALSYALHHAQP
- the rsmA gene encoding 16S rRNA (adenine(1518)-N(6)/adenine(1519)-N(6))-dimethyltransferase RsmA, translating into MGARLGQHFLFDPSILRRIAAAAVAGPDDVVLEIGPGKGTLTRELAALARRVVAIEADRALAAALAAECRGTGVTVVTGDALKTPWPRATVVCGNIPYRITSPLIDRALRPPRPERIVFLVQAEVAARLAASPGANEYGALTAGVRLVASVERLFGVPAGAFRPRPRVESAVVRLVPRPAPLVDSEEEERRVRGVIRALFQRRRQQLGRSVREAFGVARSEVAGLLEGAGVDPAARVEVLAPERFVALARALGPRLAS
- a CDS encoding GAF domain-containing SpoIIE family protein phosphatase — encoded protein: MRPRRVPHPPAGGRGALQRHGEFHLHDPAAHLSRLDSVLAALRDLTGGAVRLWRSEADRVRGIALSGEHGAWWPELDGDQGHALATRNGQAWLEPVPDVAGTWIQLGPDASDPATRPARAHAAARVMAEHYAAEREAGQVASELAGRYEEINLLYTISEVLGRTVQLEEAARIIVKEVSDVVGARRASIMAYDPGAEVLRVVAGRGLDVAQLGPVAVDDDCSVAARVFRDSAAITYDPRDATPSPGCPGGRTYRGESFLSVPILYAGAGGPPRPVGVINLTDRLGEDAFSAGDQKLVTAIASQVGAAIENARLVREERNRERLSTELKLAHHLQLALLPGPSLLASAGDVGARCQPAESVGGDFYKLIPLGARRLGVLIGDVSSHGIGAALLMANAISAATVVAQSAPTPQEALHRLLGVMGDELTRTEMFISLFYGVVDSEQGTLTYANAGHPYAFLLPVDGGAPRRLRATAPPFGLAPGGVIGGAKCPWRTREDLLCLFTDGLTESRSPSGEAYGERRLLETVRRHEARPAPEIVDAVFQDVAEFSGYVAQDDRTLVLLRC
- a CDS encoding ATP-binding protein, which produces MRLAVQPLLSAPDPGRQAEGLEAELRLTLPSDIRLVEDVVDVVARHLEERFVDRHSVRFNLRVALAEALVNAILYGNGEDDTKGVALRVLFGRHAVEMEVTDEGDGFDYRFLPDPTLPANRLRPCGRGVFLIRQLVDEVRFNDTGNSICMILRRT
- a CDS encoding STAS domain-containing protein, with product MAFNVRKHPGGVLVIDVDGQLIVGNRQELKQRVLDALEAGDRKFLIDFTRTGYIDSSGLGVLVSLSKKIRDEGGDLRLAGLNEDLKTLFELTKLDTLFAITDSADQALAAF
- a CDS encoding phosphate acyltransferase; its protein translation is MSSFIETLLERARRARRRLVLSEGEDERVREAARAAAASRLAAVTLLGDDGAAAWAAREAPLVSVRNPSTDPGLGAVADLLATRKPEKVPDRRAGLDLARDPLRFAAGLVALGEADATVGGVTHATADVLRAALWAVGPAPGIRTVSSCFYMVTASFGVLTFADCGVVQYPTAEQLAEIAVAAARDRRRVVGDEPVVAFLSHSTRGSAEGESVDRVRQAVERFRALEPGVAADGELQGDAALVDTVAARKAPGSTAAGRANVLVFPDLDSGNIAYKLVQRIAPARALGPIVQGLLRPCSDLSRGATADDIVLVSAIALLQSSDVVDEPTSEE
- the coaD gene encoding pantetheine-phosphate adenylyltransferase, whose amino-acid sequence is MTRLAVYPGSFDPITRGHEDLIRRGLDIADGVVVAVATQAAKRPLFTTAERVRLVRAVLGKVPRLEVRTFDGLLVNFARTIGAHLIVRGLRYVSDFEYEYQMALMNRKLAPDIETLFLVPAFDLTYLSSSLVREVARFGGDVGGLVHPTVEKALAAKFRRR
- the rsmD gene encoding 16S rRNA (guanine(966)-N(2))-methyltransferase RsmD, with amino-acid sequence MRIVAGEWGGRRIESPPDARARPTTDRVREAWMAILGERLHAAAVVDLFAGSGAMGLEALSRGAARCDFVELSPPSLAALHRNLEALGVARGQATVHRADALRWAARLGVLAFDVAFADPPYTTGHASRIAALFRERPFARILGVEHDVHEDVGPGEERRYGRTVLTFLEAP
- the recJ gene encoding single-stranded-DNA-specific exonuclease RecJ — protein: MPRGETLARRWRLEPAPDPARSAALARDLGVPALFASLLAGRGLSDAPAARRFLKPSRDDLCDPALLPDAAPAVERIAGAVRRGETILVHGDYDADGQCAAAIATRVLRMAGARVVPFVPHRLRDGYDLSAAGIAAAREAGAKLILALDCGTTAVQAVADARRAGSDVVIVDHHLPGPEPPPALAFVNPRRPDSAYPFPDLCAAGLAFKLAQLLAPALGLGAGAPWHCLDLVALATVADVVPLAGENRILVRLGLKLMGASRWPGLAALVTTAGLGTAPIRALHLAFVLGPRLNAAGRVGDASDGLRLLLTDDDAEAYRLAAQLERQNGERQALDQRTLAEALDDLGAVFDPARDAGVVLARDGWHPGVVGVVASRVVERIARPAILVAFDGDLGKGSGRSVPGCDLHRALADCAGLLERWGGHRMAGGITLRRERLDAFRDAFNRACAEQVAPGELVPSQRIDAVVSVRDLTLELERALHWLEPTGMGNPGAVFGLENLRLEGAPRPVGTDHVRLLLADGAGRLPVIAFGMREEVERVVAGSGGPFRAAVRLQRDRWQGREEVEGRLVAFEAA
- the dnaG gene encoding DNA primase, with the translated sequence MIAPELIEQIRDAADPVTIIGEHVELKRTGSDFRGPCPFHGGTHRNFSVVPRKQMYHCFVCHESGDVFTFYMKKFGMDYPTAVREIAAKVGIVVPEVRTAGPDPNEPLYSALGTAADWFARRLREGDDAAAARRYLDSRGFDETVRDLHQLGFAPPAGEELLAALRSLGVEDAVVHQAGLLVERDDKTLVPRFRGRLMFPIADVRGRVVGFGGRIIGDGEPKYLNSPETPVFHKGTLLYGLDRARGPIRTAEAAILVEGYFDSIRLQAAGVANVVAPLGTALTPEQARLLRRYTKHVVLVYDADAPGLKSTFRAADELLRQGASVSVVTLPPGEDPDTLVRQGGADAFEALLAQAVDVFERKIQLVERKGLLRTLEGRREALDRLLPTVRAAQDPITRELYVARAAAWSGVAKDVLEREVGRLEARAPGSAGARAEGAVPGRSDESGAQPQARPDEIPIERTLVHVLLATRELVPRAREAVASGEFRHPWYRAIVQALYDGAEEPAGREAQAVWAELSALPPVEQNPEEVLVSCVSWMQDRRAKERRAEIDRLIDLAPADEKARLLEEKRGLAAASEPRFGRKAFKSQREPKY